From a single Deltaproteobacteria bacterium CG11_big_fil_rev_8_21_14_0_20_42_23 genomic region:
- a CDS encoding GGDEF domain-containing protein, with protein MSDEEKKDLFESTVVTSIEKLGEIEADQKAYILFLAGPLQGKLFLLNPGQTVIGRSDDVDIPIQDNRISRRHFAINVHNGKAELLDLSSTNGTYVNGTRAEKKVLEDGDKIQISSSTILKFAYGDKGERMFHEEFYQMANFDAVTGANNKQAFIKRFQEEFSYAKRNKLPMSLIMFDIDFFKKVNDTYGHMAGDYILKRIAEKANDTVRGEDIMARYGGEEFAIILRGSAMPGAIKLAERIRESVASEIYEFEGNNIPVTISLGVATFEGDNYETQDELMAAADARLYHSKENGRNQVSAS; from the coding sequence ATGAGCGACGAAGAAAAAAAGGATTTGTTTGAATCAACGGTAGTGACTTCAATTGAAAAACTGGGAGAAATAGAAGCCGATCAAAAGGCCTACATTCTTTTTCTTGCTGGGCCACTTCAAGGAAAGCTCTTCCTCTTAAACCCAGGCCAGACGGTTATTGGCCGTTCTGATGATGTTGACATTCCCATTCAGGATAATCGTATTTCGCGAAGACATTTTGCCATCAACGTTCACAACGGAAAAGCCGAGCTTTTGGATTTAAGCTCCACAAACGGAACCTATGTAAACGGCACACGCGCTGAGAAAAAAGTGCTTGAAGATGGAGATAAAATTCAAATTTCCAGTTCCACCATTTTAAAGTTTGCTTACGGCGACAAAGGCGAACGGATGTTTCACGAAGAATTTTATCAAATGGCAAATTTCGATGCCGTTACCGGAGCGAATAACAAACAAGCGTTCATCAAGCGCTTTCAAGAAGAGTTTAGCTATGCGAAGCGAAATAAACTTCCCATGTCGCTTATCATGTTCGACATCGATTTTTTCAAAAAAGTTAACGACACCTATGGTCACATGGCAGGCGATTATATTTTGAAACGCATCGCCGAAAAAGCAAATGACACTGTTCGTGGTGAAGACATTATGGCTAGATATGGCGGAGAAGAATTTGCCATTATTCTGAGAGGCTCCGCAATGCCAGGTGCCATCAAGCTTGCAGAGCGCATTCGTGAAAGCGTTGCTTCCGAAATTTATGAATTTGAAGGCAACAACATTCCAGTCACTATTAGCTTGGGCGTTGCCACCTTTGAAGGTGACAACTACGAAACTCAAGATGAACTGATGGCTGCAGCCGATGCGCGATTGTACCACTCGAAAGAGAATGGGCGAAACCAAGTCAGCGCTTCATAA
- a CDS encoding bifunctional methylenetetrahydrofolate dehydrogenase/methenyltetrahydrofolate cyclohydrolase FolD, whose protein sequence is MAQIISGTELAKKVHEELKAKIVSLQKTSSFHPGLAVVLVGSDAASQVYVRNKRKACEKVGIKSFSYDLPENCSEQELLQLIAELNANKEVHGILVQLPLPKHMNEQNVIMAIDPKKDVDCFHPVNVGKLMLGAKGFLPCTPSGMMEMLSSINYDLTGKHAVVIGRSNIVGKPIALLLLAQNATVSICHSKTKNLPDFVRNADLIVAAVGRPQMVKADWVTPGAVVLDVGINRTAENTLVGDVDFETVKTKASAITPVPGGVGPMTIAMLLKNVVFAAEEQ, encoded by the coding sequence ATGGCACAGATTATTTCAGGAACTGAACTCGCAAAAAAAGTGCATGAAGAGCTTAAGGCTAAGATTGTAAGCCTTCAAAAAACCTCCTCTTTTCATCCTGGACTCGCCGTTGTGCTTGTAGGCTCCGATGCAGCAAGCCAAGTGTACGTTCGCAACAAACGTAAAGCTTGCGAAAAAGTAGGCATCAAAAGCTTTTCCTACGACTTGCCCGAAAACTGCAGCGAACAAGAACTGCTTCAGCTGATTGCAGAACTCAATGCCAACAAAGAAGTGCATGGCATTTTGGTTCAGCTTCCCCTGCCAAAACACATGAATGAACAAAATGTGATTATGGCAATTGATCCCAAAAAAGATGTCGACTGCTTCCATCCCGTAAACGTTGGAAAACTCATGCTCGGCGCAAAGGGCTTTCTGCCTTGCACCCCATCCGGTATGATGGAAATGCTTTCGTCAATCAACTATGACCTCACCGGAAAACATGCAGTTGTTATTGGAAGAAGCAACATTGTGGGAAAACCAATCGCCCTTCTTTTATTGGCACAAAATGCAACCGTAAGTATTTGCCATTCCAAAACAAAAAATCTGCCCGATTTCGTTCGAAACGCAGATCTTATTGTGGCCGCAGTAGGAAGACCACAAATGGTAAAGGCAGATTGGGTAACGCCTGGCGCGGTGGTGCTCGATGTTGGTATCAACAGAACAGCTGAAAACACTTTAGTTGGTGATGTCGATTTTGAAACAGTAAAAACAAAAGCCTCGGCTATAACTCCAGTTCCAGGTGGAGTTGGGCCCATGACTATTGCAATGCTCCTCAAAAATGTTGTCTTCGCTGCAGAAGAACAATAA
- the gcvT gene encoding glycine cleavage system protein T, with the protein MEPKRTPLYNEHVRLKGKIVDFFGWNLPVEYSNIKAEHLAVRTHAGIFDVSHMGQIEVKGKGALALVQYLTINDATLIKDGQAQYTAFCRDDGTTIDDVILYRFSNDHFFFVVNAANIEKDFDWVKSHCPQNIELINRSEDFALIALQGPNAEKILQKLCSEKLASLSSFHFLQTSVAKIPEVIVARTGYTGENGFELFCEPQDAPGLWNALLTAGKELGILPCGLAARDTLRLEAALCLYGHELDDNTTPLEAGLGWVTKLNTVDEFIGKEALVDSKEKGLSKKLVGFTLVDKGIPREGYAIVNGDEQIGKVTSGTLSPTLNIPIGLGFVKTEFAKVGTHFFIDIRGKLKEAKVVKLPFYKKK; encoded by the coding sequence ATGGAACCAAAACGCACCCCACTTTATAATGAACATGTTCGTCTCAAGGGAAAAATTGTTGATTTCTTTGGATGGAATTTGCCGGTTGAATACAGCAACATCAAGGCGGAACACTTGGCTGTTCGCACACATGCTGGCATCTTCGATGTTTCGCACATGGGCCAAATTGAAGTAAAAGGCAAAGGTGCTCTCGCGCTCGTTCAATACCTTACCATCAATGATGCCACCCTCATCAAAGACGGCCAAGCCCAATATACTGCCTTTTGCAGAGATGATGGCACCACGATTGATGATGTTATTTTGTATCGTTTTTCAAACGATCACTTCTTCTTTGTGGTGAACGCTGCAAATATTGAAAAAGATTTTGATTGGGTGAAAAGTCATTGTCCACAAAACATTGAACTCATCAACAGAAGCGAAGACTTTGCCTTGATTGCCTTGCAAGGTCCAAACGCTGAAAAGATTTTGCAAAAACTCTGCAGTGAAAAACTTGCATCACTTTCCTCTTTCCATTTTCTTCAAACAAGCGTTGCCAAAATTCCTGAAGTTATTGTCGCACGCACGGGCTACACTGGCGAAAATGGATTTGAACTTTTCTGCGAACCTCAGGACGCTCCTGGACTTTGGAACGCACTGCTCACAGCGGGAAAAGAGCTTGGCATCTTGCCTTGCGGTCTTGCGGCTAGAGACACCCTTCGCCTTGAAGCAGCTCTTTGCCTCTATGGCCACGAACTTGATGACAACACCACGCCACTTGAAGCTGGCCTTGGCTGGGTAACAAAACTTAATACAGTTGATGAATTTATTGGAAAAGAAGCGCTTGTTGACAGCAAAGAAAAAGGCTTAAGCAAAAAGCTGGTTGGCTTTACTCTTGTTGACAAAGGCATTCCGCGCGAAGGCTATGCCATTGTAAATGGCGATGAACAGATCGGAAAAGTTACAAGCGGAACGCTCTCGCCTACGCTTAACATTCCCATTGGACTTGGCTTTGTGAAAACTGAATTTGCAAAAGTGGGAACGCATTTTTTCATCGACATCAGAGGAAAACTGAAAGAAGCAAAAGTAGTGAAGCTTCCTTTCTATAAGAAAAAATAA
- the gcvH gene encoding glycine cleavage system protein H: protein MNILDDRRYSKEHEWVKVENDVAFVGVSSHAQEQLGDIVFVELPEVGIEIKASETFGVLESVKAVSDCYSPVSGTVLEVNDDLTDNPEQVNEDCYGEGWMIKVKLSAPSELESLMTHDAYKTFLEEEGA from the coding sequence ATGAATATTCTAGATGACCGCAGATACAGCAAAGAACACGAATGGGTGAAAGTTGAAAATGATGTTGCGTTTGTTGGAGTAAGCTCACATGCCCAAGAACAACTTGGCGATATTGTGTTCGTTGAACTTCCCGAAGTGGGAATAGAGATTAAGGCAAGCGAAACCTTCGGCGTTCTCGAATCGGTAAAAGCTGTTTCTGATTGCTACTCACCAGTTTCTGGAACAGTCCTTGAAGTAAACGACGACCTCACCGACAACCCAGAACAAGTCAACGAAGACTGCTACGGCGAAGGCTGGATGATTAAAGTAAAGTTGAGCGCTCCAAGCGAACTTGAATCACTCATGACCCACGATGCTTACAAAACCTTCCTTGAAGAAGAAGGCGCTTAA
- a CDS encoding aminomethyl-transferring glycine dehydrogenase, with protein sequence MPFIPHTQEEINEMLSVIGAKSLSDLYDSVPDALRMKRELDLPEPISEQDLLAELKSIGKKNLATDKALSFLGAGIYPHFTPSAVNDLAFRGEFLTPYTPYQPEISQGTLQVTFEFQSLMSRIFEMDISNASTYDLSTSVAEAALMALRIHKKKKKIIVCEGMHPEYREVLKTVLTPTNIEIVTLPHLNGKLNVKALKENLCDQTAACIVQYPNFFGIAENLEEASKLTHDADALFITATAEPFALGLLRTPGSFEADIAVGEGNSFGLPTRFGGPALGVFTASEKYLRQMPGRIVGETLDAQGRKGYVLTLSTREQHIRREKATSNICSNHQHCATIATIYLSLIGKHGFSSLARINAAKAQYAAQKLSSISGVKLQFEGNFFNEFVLELPKRAQDVLDALVKENIHAGVSLERWFPQCKNSLLLAFTEVHRKEDIDALATALTNAL encoded by the coding sequence ATGCCGTTCATTCCGCACACTCAAGAAGAAATAAACGAAATGCTCTCTGTCATCGGAGCAAAATCACTCAGCGATCTTTATGATTCAGTTCCAGATGCACTTCGCATGAAAAGAGAACTGGATCTTCCAGAACCCATATCAGAACAGGATTTGCTGGCAGAACTAAAATCCATCGGAAAAAAGAATCTTGCTACCGATAAGGCTCTTTCGTTTTTGGGAGCTGGTATTTATCCACACTTCACGCCGTCTGCAGTAAACGATTTGGCTTTTCGTGGTGAGTTTTTAACGCCTTATACTCCTTACCAACCAGAAATTAGCCAAGGCACTTTGCAGGTTACGTTTGAATTTCAATCGCTCATGTCGCGCATTTTTGAAATGGATATTTCAAATGCATCTACTTATGATCTTTCCACTTCCGTTGCCGAAGCTGCTCTTATGGCACTTCGCATTCACAAGAAGAAAAAGAAAATTATTGTCTGTGAAGGCATGCATCCTGAATACCGCGAAGTATTGAAAACGGTTTTAACTCCAACAAACATTGAAATTGTCACTCTGCCTCACCTAAATGGAAAATTGAACGTCAAAGCCCTCAAAGAAAATCTTTGCGATCAAACAGCTGCATGCATTGTGCAATATCCAAACTTTTTTGGCATTGCTGAAAACTTGGAAGAAGCTAGCAAACTCACTCACGATGCAGATGCCTTGTTTATTACCGCAACCGCAGAACCCTTTGCTCTTGGGCTTTTGCGAACACCAGGAAGTTTTGAAGCTGATATTGCAGTAGGAGAAGGAAATTCTTTTGGATTGCCCACTCGTTTTGGTGGCCCCGCTCTTGGTGTCTTTACTGCTTCAGAAAAATACCTTCGGCAAATGCCGGGAAGAATCGTGGGTGAAACTCTAGATGCGCAAGGAAGAAAAGGTTACGTGCTCACTCTTTCCACGCGTGAGCAACATATTCGCAGAGAAAAAGCCACCTCTAACATATGTTCAAACCATCAACACTGCGCAACTATTGCCACTATTTATCTTTCGCTCATTGGAAAACATGGCTTCTCTTCGCTAGCTCGCATCAATGCTGCAAAAGCACAGTATGCTGCACAAAAACTTTCTTCAATTTCCGGAGTAAAACTTCAGTTTGAAGGAAACTTCTTTAATGAGTTCGTTCTGGAGCTTCCAAAACGCGCCCAAGATGTGCTTGATGCTTTGGTGAAAGAAAATATTCACGCTGGCGTTAGTTTGGAACGATGGTTTCCACAATGTAAAAACTCTCTCCTTCTTGCATTCACTGAAGTTCACCGCAAAGAAGATATTGATGCACTCGCAACAGCGCTTACAAACGCACTTTGA